A part of Rhodohalobacter barkolensis genomic DNA contains:
- a CDS encoding Hsp20/alpha crystallin family protein, producing the protein MSNFSIDLEKQLSKLGRDIQQLVERAVPAQGPASFHPRCDVVESDQNYSVVMDLPGMKKEQVSITLKNGVITVSGDRELFLEDGEELVKSERKQGSFSRAFALPEHSDTSSVNAVFNDGVLKVTVSKKVSEEDGDSQSIPIN; encoded by the coding sequence ATGAGCAACTTCAGTATCGACTTGGAAAAACAACTATCAAAACTCGGCAGAGATATTCAGCAACTGGTAGAACGTGCTGTGCCTGCACAAGGCCCGGCAAGTTTTCATCCACGATGTGATGTAGTAGAGAGTGATCAAAACTATTCGGTTGTGATGGATTTACCCGGAATGAAGAAGGAGCAGGTCTCCATCACATTAAAGAATGGTGTAATTACCGTAAGTGGCGATAGAGAATTATTTCTTGAAGACGGTGAAGAGTTGGTGAAGAGTGAACGCAAACAAGGCTCCTTCTCGAGAGCTTTTGCTCTTCCTGAGCATTCTGATACATCATCGGTTAATGCAGTATTCAATGATGGAGTGCTCAAAGTAACAGTATCGAAAAAAGTTTCGGAAGAGGATGGCGACAGCCAGTCGATTCCAATTAATTAA
- the dnaK gene encoding molecular chaperone DnaK, which translates to MGKIIGIDLGTTNSCVSVMEGGEPVVIQNSEGGRTTPSVVAFSKDGERLVGAPAKRQAITNPDKTVSSIKRFMGRMFGEVKDEIDQVSYKVVKGDDGTARVEIDDRKYAPQEISAMVLQKMKQTAEEYLGEEVKEAVITVPAYFNDAQRKATQEAGKIAGLDVKRIINEPTAASLAYGLDKKDQDQTIIVYDLGGGTFDVSVLDLGDGVFEVKSTSGDTHLGGDDFDQRVINFLADEFKKDEGIDLRKDPMAMQRLKDAAEKAKIELSSSQKTNVNLPFITATDSGPKHLNIDLTRSKFEQLVDDLVKKTITPCEKALKDAGITKNEIDQVILVGGSTRIPKIQEVVKEFFGKDPSKGVNPDEVVAVGAAIQGGVLTGDVDDVVLLDVTPLTLGIETLGGVMTKLIEANTTIPTSKKETFSTAADNQSSVEIHILQGERAKAQDNRTLGRFHLDGIPPAPRGVPQIEVTFDLDANGVLNVSAKDKGTGKEQSIRIESSSGLSEEEIDKMKNAAEEHADEDKKIRERIETLNKADSLIFSTRKQLDEHKDKISDDNKTKIEDALTKLEELHKEEKVDEIEPAIEELNQVWAAASQEIYQAAEAEQQAEGAAQDGAAGAEESAEGDDAVDADFEVVDEDEDDKK; encoded by the coding sequence ATGGGTAAGATCATAGGTATAGATTTAGGTACAACAAACTCCTGCGTTTCCGTAATGGAAGGCGGCGAGCCCGTTGTAATTCAAAACTCGGAGGGAGGAAGAACGACCCCTTCTGTAGTTGCATTTTCAAAAGATGGAGAGCGCTTAGTGGGTGCGCCTGCTAAACGTCAGGCTATTACAAATCCAGACAAAACAGTTTCTTCTATCAAGCGCTTCATGGGACGTATGTTCGGCGAGGTAAAAGATGAAATTGACCAGGTTTCATACAAGGTTGTAAAAGGTGATGATGGAACCGCCAGAGTGGAAATTGATGACCGTAAATACGCTCCGCAGGAAATTTCAGCAATGGTTCTGCAAAAAATGAAGCAGACGGCTGAAGAGTATCTGGGCGAAGAAGTGAAAGAAGCGGTTATTACCGTTCCTGCTTACTTCAACGATGCACAGAGAAAAGCAACACAGGAAGCCGGTAAAATTGCGGGACTGGATGTAAAACGAATTATCAATGAGCCAACAGCTGCATCGCTGGCATATGGTCTCGATAAGAAAGATCAAGATCAGACGATTATTGTCTATGACCTTGGTGGTGGTACATTTGACGTTTCTGTTCTGGATCTGGGAGACGGCGTATTTGAAGTGAAATCTACCAGCGGTGATACTCACCTGGGTGGTGATGACTTTGACCAGCGTGTGATTAACTTCCTGGCCGATGAGTTTAAAAAAGACGAAGGCATCGATCTGAGAAAAGATCCGATGGCAATGCAGCGCTTAAAGGATGCTGCTGAAAAAGCAAAAATTGAGCTTTCAAGTTCACAAAAAACAAATGTGAATCTTCCGTTTATAACTGCAACCGATTCCGGACCGAAGCATTTAAACATCGATTTAACACGCTCAAAATTTGAGCAACTGGTTGATGATTTGGTTAAGAAAACAATTACACCGTGTGAAAAAGCACTGAAAGATGCCGGAATTACCAAGAATGAAATCGATCAGGTTATTCTGGTTGGTGGTTCAACACGTATTCCGAAGATTCAGGAAGTTGTGAAGGAATTCTTCGGAAAAGATCCTAGCAAAGGTGTGAACCCGGATGAAGTTGTTGCCGTTGGTGCTGCAATTCAGGGTGGAGTTCTAACCGGAGATGTTGACGATGTTGTCCTTCTTGATGTAACTCCGCTTACACTGGGTATTGAAACTCTCGGTGGCGTGATGACCAAGCTGATTGAAGCAAACACGACAATCCCAACCAGCAAGAAAGAGACATTTTCCACCGCTGCAGATAATCAAAGCAGTGTTGAAATTCACATTTTGCAGGGCGAACGTGCCAAAGCTCAGGATAACCGAACACTTGGCCGATTTCACCTGGATGGAATACCGCCGGCACCGCGCGGAGTGCCTCAAATTGAGGTTACGTTCGACCTGGATGCCAACGGTGTTCTGAATGTAAGTGCTAAAGATAAAGGCACAGGTAAAGAGCAGAGTATCCGAATTGAATCATCTTCCGGTCTGAGTGAAGAGGAGATCGATAAAATGAAGAATGCTGCAGAAGAGCACGCGGATGAGGATAAGAAAATCCGTGAGAGAATTGAAACGCTCAACAAAGCAGACTCTCTGATCTTCTCAACCCGCAAGCAGCTGGATGAGCATAAAGACAAGATCTCGGATGATAATAAAACCAAGATCGAAGATGCTCTTACTAAGCTTGAAGAGCTCCACAAAGAAGAGAAAGTGGACGAGATCGAACCTGCTATCGAAGAACTGAATCAGGTTTGGGCTGCAGCTTCGCAAGAGATTTATCAAGCGGCTGAAGCTGAACAACAAGCCGAAGGAGCTGCACAGGATGGCGCAGCCGGAGCTGAGGAATCAGCCGAAGGTGATGATGCTGTAGATGCAGACTTCGAAGTTGTAGACGAAGATGAGGATGACAAGAAGTAA
- the tsaD gene encoding tRNA (adenosine(37)-N6)-threonylcarbamoyltransferase complex transferase subunit TsaD: MKVLGIESSCDETAASVWADGEILSNVIASQAVHEQFGGVVPELASRAHHKTIWKTTSQALEESGVKIEEIDAIAVAQGPGLMGSLLVGLSFAKGLALTYKKPLIGINHIDAHLYANFIEHEETYPFVGLIVSGGHTRLVYVDKAFNHELLGDTRDDAAGEAFDKIGKLLGLPYPAGPEVDKLAKEGDPKFHDFPRSMINKGLDFSFSGLKTSVLYYTQEKGDEFVQNHLNDICASVSAAITDVLVAKLKRAVKKKKVKHVMLAGGVSANSMLRKKMSQFAEDQNLNLMIPALQYCTDNAAMIAVTGALKARVGDFDDLSLKPFARVS, encoded by the coding sequence ATGAAAGTATTGGGAATAGAATCGTCCTGTGATGAAACGGCCGCATCTGTATGGGCAGATGGTGAAATTTTATCAAATGTGATTGCTTCGCAGGCGGTGCACGAACAGTTTGGGGGAGTTGTTCCTGAGCTGGCATCGCGGGCTCACCACAAAACAATTTGGAAAACGACAAGTCAGGCGTTGGAAGAATCCGGTGTGAAAATCGAAGAAATTGATGCAATTGCGGTAGCTCAAGGTCCCGGTTTGATGGGGTCTCTGTTGGTTGGGTTGAGTTTTGCGAAAGGATTGGCACTCACATATAAAAAACCTCTCATTGGAATCAACCACATCGATGCTCATCTGTACGCCAATTTCATTGAGCATGAAGAGACCTACCCTTTTGTCGGTTTGATTGTATCCGGCGGACATACCCGATTGGTTTATGTTGATAAAGCTTTCAATCATGAGCTATTGGGAGATACACGGGACGATGCGGCCGGGGAAGCGTTTGATAAAATAGGAAAGCTCCTTGGTCTGCCTTATCCCGCAGGACCGGAGGTGGATAAATTAGCTAAAGAGGGAGACCCAAAATTTCATGACTTTCCGCGATCGATGATCAACAAAGGGTTGGATTTTAGCTTCTCCGGACTGAAAACCAGTGTCCTTTACTACACGCAGGAGAAAGGAGATGAATTTGTACAAAATCATCTGAATGACATTTGTGCCAGCGTTTCTGCAGCTATAACAGATGTGTTGGTAGCAAAGCTGAAACGAGCCGTAAAAAAGAAAAAAGTGAAACATGTGATGCTGGCAGGCGGGGTATCTGCAAATTCTATGTTAAGAAAAAAAATGTCTCAATTTGCTGAAGATCAAAATTTGAATTTAATGATCCCCGCTCTTCAATATTGCACAGATAATGCAGCGATGATTGCCGTAACCGGAGCGTTGAAAGCAAGAGTTGGTGATTTTGATGACTTGAGCCTGAAACCCTTTGCGCGAGTGAGTTAA
- a CDS encoding isocitrate/isopropylmalate dehydrogenase family protein — protein MHNVVLIPGDGIGKEITKSVTKILDTAGAKINWIECKAGEGANDELGTPLPEETIAAVKEHRIALKGPLTTPVGAGFRSINVALRQQFNLYSNIRPARSLPNIDSPFQGVDLVLFRENTQGLYIGKEHWVDKEETHAESIAVVTREASEKIITAAFEYAKKRGRKKITLVHKANILKLTTGLFLEIGKEIAQNYPEIEFEDLIVDNMAMQMVMRPQQFDVIVTTNLFGDILSDLASGLVGGLGVTGAANIGDDAAMFEAVHGSAPDIAGKGLANPTALLFSALMMLEYLGEDRLAEKIRSAIYTVLQEHKKECTQDIGGEGNTESYTEAICKLLRD, from the coding sequence ATGCATAATGTTGTATTGATTCCGGGAGACGGAATTGGGAAAGAGATTACGAAATCGGTAACAAAAATTTTAGATACAGCCGGCGCAAAAATCAATTGGATTGAGTGTAAAGCAGGAGAAGGAGCAAATGATGAATTGGGGACTCCACTACCGGAAGAGACAATTGCGGCTGTTAAAGAGCATCGAATTGCCTTAAAAGGTCCTTTGACAACACCGGTTGGGGCAGGTTTTAGATCGATCAATGTGGCTCTTCGGCAACAATTTAATTTGTATAGCAACATTCGTCCGGCGAGGTCGCTCCCAAATATTGACAGCCCTTTCCAAGGTGTGGATTTGGTTCTTTTCAGAGAAAACACTCAGGGGCTTTACATTGGAAAAGAACATTGGGTGGATAAAGAGGAAACACATGCTGAAAGTATTGCTGTGGTAACACGCGAGGCGAGTGAAAAAATTATTACGGCTGCTTTTGAATATGCCAAGAAGCGTGGAAGGAAAAAAATAACGCTGGTACACAAAGCAAACATTCTGAAACTGACGACCGGACTTTTCCTGGAAATCGGTAAAGAGATTGCCCAAAACTATCCGGAAATTGAGTTTGAAGATCTGATTGTGGATAATATGGCAATGCAGATGGTTATGCGTCCTCAACAGTTTGACGTGATTGTGACTACAAACCTCTTTGGCGACATACTATCGGATCTGGCTTCAGGTCTGGTAGGCGGACTTGGTGTTACCGGTGCAGCGAATATTGGTGATGATGCAGCGATGTTTGAAGCAGTTCACGGTTCAGCACCGGATATTGCCGGAAAAGGACTTGCGAATCCAACAGCACTACTGTTTTCAGCACTTATGATGCTGGAGTATTTAGGGGAGGACAGGCTGGCTGAAAAAATCAGATCGGCTATCTATACCGTACTCCAGGAACATAAAAAAGAGTGTACACAGGATATTGGCGGAGAAGGAAATACAGAAAGTTATACAGAAGCGATCTGTAAGCTTTTAAGGGATTAA
- a CDS encoding metallophosphoesterase, translating to MLIGICSDTHDHVENIKKAVQKFKKFNVGKVIHAGDYCSPFTIPLFEGLPLHGIFGNNDGDKFLLMKKFEEIGAVLHGDFFSFQVEKLKIAVYHGTYSEITESLESCGKYDVVISGHTHEAKVGAAGDTITINPGSVNGFDQDPLIALFDTDKKQVRFIELTN from the coding sequence ATGCTAATTGGCATCTGTTCAGATACCCACGACCACGTAGAAAACATAAAAAAAGCCGTTCAAAAATTTAAAAAATTCAACGTTGGCAAAGTGATTCATGCAGGTGACTACTGCAGCCCTTTTACAATTCCACTTTTCGAAGGTCTACCTCTACACGGAATCTTTGGCAATAATGATGGAGATAAATTTCTGTTGATGAAAAAATTTGAAGAGATAGGAGCTGTTCTCCATGGTGATTTTTTCAGTTTTCAAGTAGAGAAGTTGAAAATTGCTGTTTACCACGGCACTTATTCCGAAATCACCGAAAGTCTAGAATCGTGTGGAAAATATGATGTGGTTATCTCGGGACATACTCACGAGGCAAAAGTTGGGGCAGCCGGTGATACCATTACAATCAACCCGGGAAGCGTAAACGGTTTTGATCAAGACCCATTGATTGCTCTGTTCGATACGGACAAAAAACAGGTAAGATTTATTGAACTGACCAATTAA
- the gatC gene encoding Asp-tRNA(Asn)/Glu-tRNA(Gln) amidotransferase subunit GatC, whose amino-acid sequence MSVSKEDVYYVANLARLQLNDSEAEGLQKDMNNILGYIETLNELDTSDVEPLEHVTEVISTEFRKDEAKEPLSHEDALKNAPDADSDYFRVPRVIE is encoded by the coding sequence ATGTCAGTCAGTAAAGAAGATGTGTACTATGTTGCAAACCTAGCGCGCTTACAATTAAATGATAGCGAAGCTGAAGGCTTGCAAAAAGATATGAATAATATACTGGGCTACATTGAAACCCTGAATGAGCTCGATACATCAGATGTTGAGCCGTTGGAGCATGTGACTGAAGTAATCTCAACAGAGTTTAGAAAGGACGAAGCGAAAGAACCGTTAAGCCACGAAGACGCCCTGAAGAATGCTCCTGATGCTGATTCTGACTATTTCCGTGTTCCCCGTGTGATTGAATAA
- a CDS encoding ATP-grasp fold amidoligase family protein, producing the protein MRSVTRKIFWGGFHKILSDRQYAKIRYWFDVGRPLDLRKPSALTEKIQYLKLNSRNPSRKIAANRLKVRDYVGEKVGEEYLIPLLLQTDELNISDWESLPGRFVLKGNHGCGMVKLIFDKSSVEFEEIKKLTQSWLNFDYAKFGREWVYKDVPRKIVVEELLTSSEDEIPEDYKFFCFHGRVEMIQVDMGRFKNQRRNLYNRDFQLFDVKCLYPNSEKKITKPQNLDEMIDVAERLASEFDFIRVDLYSVNGKIYFGELTNFPGNGFIAYQPDSFDFELGKKLKL; encoded by the coding sequence GTGCGAAGTGTCACCAGGAAAATTTTTTGGGGCGGTTTTCACAAAATCCTTTCAGACCGTCAGTACGCCAAAATCAGATATTGGTTTGATGTAGGAAGACCACTCGATCTGCGCAAGCCTTCCGCATTGACAGAGAAAATCCAGTATTTAAAGCTAAATAGTCGAAACCCTTCCCGAAAAATAGCCGCAAATCGATTAAAGGTTAGAGACTATGTGGGAGAGAAAGTAGGTGAAGAGTATTTAATCCCGTTGTTGCTGCAAACGGATGAGCTGAATATTTCCGATTGGGAATCCCTTCCCGGCAGATTTGTTCTTAAAGGGAATCACGGCTGCGGAATGGTTAAACTGATTTTTGATAAATCATCTGTGGAATTTGAGGAGATAAAGAAGCTGACTCAGAGTTGGCTCAATTTCGACTATGCAAAATTTGGGAGAGAATGGGTATATAAAGATGTACCTCGAAAAATTGTTGTTGAAGAATTACTCACCAGCAGTGAGGATGAGATTCCCGAAGACTATAAATTTTTCTGCTTTCACGGTCGGGTTGAGATGATACAGGTTGATATGGGCAGATTTAAAAACCAAAGAAGAAATTTATATAACCGTGATTTTCAATTGTTCGATGTAAAATGCCTCTATCCAAATTCAGAAAAGAAGATCACAAAACCACAGAATTTAGATGAGATGATAGATGTGGCTGAACGTCTTGCTTCAGAATTTGACTTCATCAGAGTCGATTTGTATTCCGTGAATGGCAAAATTTATTTCGGCGAACTGACCAATTTTCCCGGAAATGGATTTATAGCCTATCAACCGGATAGTTTTGACTTTGAGCTAGGTAAAAAGTTGAAATTGTAA
- a CDS encoding HigA family addiction module antitoxin, with amino-acid sequence MEKLKPVHPGEMLKEEFLDPINISQREFARIIKVPANRVNQIVNGKRAITGDTAIRFGLALNTSPEFWLRLQDRFELEKTYDEIGDSLKKEIQPIV; translated from the coding sequence ATGGAAAAGTTAAAACCTGTACACCCCGGAGAAATGTTGAAGGAGGAGTTTTTAGATCCGATAAATATTTCTCAAAGAGAATTTGCACGTATTATTAAAGTACCTGCCAACAGAGTGAATCAAATAGTAAATGGAAAACGAGCCATTACAGGAGATACAGCTATACGATTCGGATTGGCATTGAATACCTCACCGGAATTCTGGCTTCGTCTTCAAGACCGCTTTGAACTGGAAAAAACGTATGATGAAATTGGTGATTCTCTAAAAAAGGAGATACAACCTATTGTATGA
- a CDS encoding glycosyltransferase family 2 protein, which translates to MSSENHSKSLVSAIIPTHNRAELLERAIQSVLDQTWENMEIVVVDDASGDETPQLLEALSDQHKNLKVIRNSTSKGASASRNIAINHAEGQYIAGLDDDDFWRPRRIELLMEDFDDKYSAVTSNDRMDFGEKEIVWKKKPVITLHDLLFYNQVGNQVLTKKEYLQKIGGYDESLQSAQDYDLWIRLAHDFGPIKTASHTLQVVNMSEDRESITTSENQIDGYIACFQKHKEKMNAEQIKYQNYRIRVTKGEHTGWLELFKATPRHLLVKEITRKLFL; encoded by the coding sequence TTGAGCTCAGAAAATCATTCCAAATCCCTTGTTTCAGCAATTATCCCTACGCACAATCGTGCAGAACTTCTGGAACGCGCCATTCAATCCGTTCTGGATCAAACATGGGAAAATATGGAAATTGTTGTTGTAGATGATGCTTCCGGCGATGAAACACCACAATTGCTGGAAGCCCTTTCTGATCAACATAAGAATTTGAAAGTAATTCGGAATAGCACCTCAAAGGGGGCATCCGCCAGCCGAAACATCGCGATCAATCATGCAGAAGGCCAATATATTGCCGGGCTTGATGATGATGATTTTTGGAGGCCCAGACGCATCGAGTTATTAATGGAAGATTTTGATGATAAGTATTCAGCTGTTACATCAAATGACCGAATGGATTTTGGAGAAAAAGAGATTGTATGGAAAAAGAAGCCGGTTATCACACTTCATGATCTTCTTTTTTACAATCAGGTGGGGAATCAGGTTTTAACTAAGAAAGAGTATCTGCAAAAAATCGGCGGGTATGATGAATCACTTCAATCGGCTCAGGACTATGATTTATGGATTCGGCTGGCACATGATTTCGGCCCGATCAAGACAGCATCTCATACTCTGCAGGTTGTCAATATGAGCGAAGACCGGGAAAGCATCACAACGTCCGAAAATCAAATAGATGGGTATATCGCCTGCTTTCAAAAGCATAAGGAAAAGATGAATGCGGAGCAGATTAAGTATCAAAATTACCGGATCCGGGTCACTAAAGGGGAACATACCGGGTGGCTTGAACTCTTTAAAGCAACCCCACGCCATCTATTGGTGAAAGAGATAACCCGGAAGCTTTTTCTCTAA
- a CDS encoding glycosyltransferase, with protein sequence MKNHTSITIAICTYNRADYLSDTLRYLSDQTADSNQFEILVINNNSSDQTAEVCADFEKENSRLNFRAVEETRQGLSFARNRAIDVATFNSVLYIDDDVRLDKDFIKTTLGKIAENPDVKCAGGRIYVSFDEDEPDWIPAELMPMFGLHDLGDREKVYPKTNFPRGGNMLIKKEVFDAIGRFDTDLGRIGKELLGSEEKAFFDRAREHGFQLYYWPEMSLYHRIGQKRLTKEYLRNQSMGIGYSEKVRLQHSPGKKAVKLLSELVKFAASLILSFGYLLKGKAKAASFILKFRIWVLNGFLKSDRGGA encoded by the coding sequence ATGAAAAACCACACATCCATAACGATCGCTATCTGTACCTACAACCGGGCAGATTATCTGAGTGATACTCTCAGATATTTATCGGATCAGACTGCAGATTCAAATCAGTTTGAGATTTTGGTGATTAATAATAACTCGTCAGATCAAACGGCGGAAGTCTGTGCCGATTTTGAGAAAGAGAATTCTCGTCTGAACTTCAGAGCAGTTGAAGAAACCCGCCAGGGCCTCTCGTTTGCCAGAAACAGGGCAATTGATGTGGCAACATTCAATTCGGTACTCTACATTGATGATGATGTGCGTTTAGACAAAGATTTTATAAAAACGACTCTTGGCAAAATTGCAGAAAATCCGGACGTTAAATGCGCTGGAGGCCGAATATATGTCTCTTTTGATGAGGACGAACCCGATTGGATTCCGGCCGAACTGATGCCGATGTTTGGCCTGCATGACCTGGGAGATCGGGAGAAAGTTTATCCCAAAACTAACTTTCCGCGAGGTGGTAATATGTTGATCAAAAAAGAGGTTTTTGATGCAATTGGGCGATTTGATACGGATTTGGGCAGAATCGGGAAAGAGCTTTTGGGAAGCGAAGAGAAGGCTTTTTTTGACCGGGCCAGAGAACACGGTTTTCAGCTTTATTATTGGCCTGAAATGAGTTTGTATCACCGAATCGGGCAAAAAAGATTGACGAAGGAGTATCTGAGAAATCAGTCAATGGGTATTGGTTATAGTGAAAAAGTTCGTTTGCAGCACTCGCCCGGTAAAAAAGCCGTAAAACTGCTAAGTGAACTGGTGAAATTTGCCGCGAGTTTAATACTGAGTTTCGGATACCTTTTGAAAGGAAAAGCGAAAGCAGCCTCATTTATCCTGAAATTCAGGATTTGGGTCTTGAACGGTTTTTTGAAATCTGATCGGGGAGGGGCGTAG
- a CDS encoding lipopolysaccharide biosynthesis protein has protein sequence MGIIAKQSVWNSLIIYVGIGLGFVLTVFLYPHILDPDQYGLTRVMVSAALIMSQFAHLGFQNLILRYFPFFKNASPKEHGFLFWALTVPFGGFLLFTILFFLFDELLISVYSERSPLFVDYYLWLLPLTLFVLYFEVLNNYLRSLRDSTTGSIVNEVSQRLFAILFLGFYFFGWINFAQFVALFVLSYASQPLIILAQIIRKKEFRIKPNFRILKKSLVKGMANYSLYSLLGGLTTVLVWNVDVLMLGSMAGLDSTAIYAIAFYIGSVIAVPQRSIDKIATPLISEFIKQKKWNEVDSIYKKTSLNQLILGLTIFGIIWLNVDLLFSFLPELYRDGKWVVFIIGIGKLIDIGNGSNGVILLNSKHYRVSFYTNIILVAVTILANYLLIPQYGIEGAAIASAGAIFLYNGVKYLYVRVRMNMTPFTIKTVIVLLLGAAALYISGWSEFGFENLWISGTLQSLIYLALFVAPLLYFKVSADINELISNFINRNQHESTSDK, from the coding sequence TTGGGAATTATTGCAAAACAGAGTGTTTGGAATAGTCTGATAATCTATGTGGGAATCGGTCTCGGTTTTGTTTTGACCGTCTTTCTCTATCCTCACATCCTTGATCCCGACCAATATGGACTTACACGGGTTATGGTTTCTGCTGCTTTAATCATGTCTCAATTTGCGCATTTAGGGTTTCAGAATCTGATTCTGCGCTATTTTCCATTTTTTAAGAATGCATCCCCTAAAGAACACGGGTTTCTTTTTTGGGCACTGACTGTTCCGTTTGGTGGTTTTTTACTTTTTACGATTCTCTTCTTCCTGTTTGATGAACTGTTGATCAGTGTTTACTCTGAACGATCACCGCTTTTTGTGGACTATTACCTTTGGCTGCTCCCACTGACACTATTTGTACTCTATTTTGAAGTACTCAATAACTATTTGAGATCACTTCGTGACTCTACCACCGGCTCAATTGTTAATGAAGTGTCACAGCGGTTGTTTGCCATTCTATTTCTGGGCTTCTACTTCTTTGGATGGATCAATTTTGCACAGTTTGTAGCTCTGTTTGTTCTGAGTTATGCATCACAACCACTTATCATCTTGGCGCAGATCATCCGTAAAAAAGAGTTTAGAATTAAACCCAACTTCAGGATTTTGAAGAAAAGCTTGGTGAAAGGGATGGCCAATTATAGTCTCTATTCTCTGCTGGGTGGGTTAACAACGGTTCTTGTCTGGAATGTGGATGTGTTGATGCTTGGTTCTATGGCAGGCCTCGACAGTACCGCTATTTATGCCATAGCATTTTATATCGGCTCAGTAATAGCTGTTCCGCAAAGATCTATTGATAAGATCGCAACTCCGTTGATCTCGGAATTTATCAAGCAGAAGAAGTGGAATGAAGTAGACAGTATTTATAAAAAGACATCGCTGAATCAACTTATTCTCGGGCTAACTATTTTTGGGATTATATGGCTGAACGTGGATTTGCTCTTCTCGTTTTTGCCGGAGTTATATCGGGATGGAAAATGGGTGGTGTTTATTATCGGTATTGGTAAATTGATCGATATCGGGAACGGTTCAAACGGTGTGATTTTACTGAACTCCAAGCACTACAGAGTTAGTTTCTATACAAATATCATTTTAGTTGCGGTGACCATTCTAGCAAACTACCTGTTGATTCCTCAATACGGCATTGAAGGCGCAGCGATTGCTTCTGCCGGAGCAATATTTTTATACAACGGAGTAAAGTATTTGTATGTCCGGGTCAGGATGAACATGACTCCGTTCACGATCAAAACAGTAATTGTATTGTTACTTGGCGCTGCTGCTCTCTACATTTCGGGATGGAGCGAATTTGGTTTTGAGAACCTATGGATATCCGGAACGCTTCAGTCTTTGATATACTTAGCACTTTTTGTGGCACCGCTGCTCTATTTCAAAGTGTCGGCAGACATAAATGAATTGATTTCTAACTTTATAAATAGAAACCAACATGAAAGCACTTCTGATAAATAA